In Schizosaccharomyces osmophilus chromosome 2, complete sequence, the following proteins share a genomic window:
- the sdu1 gene encoding PPPDE peptidase family deubiquitinase/desumoylase Sdu1 — protein sequence MEAYINVYDLMQNFPLSRVAWTLGLGIYHTGFVLEGKEYAYGAHAIPNATGVFVTVPKPPLEGCRWRCSIPLPPCKLTKFEIDEIITRLSKEFTGTSYSLLSQNCNHFTDAIAKALTNTTIPAFLNRLSKIGLTFPSITNAVLQLDFSKAPTQNSLERTNSTDSDEEVLVPPSAKLQQISFPKIPKVVVSPPTVNTDNLVTESRRY from the coding sequence ATGGAAGCTTATATCAATGTGTACGATTTAATGCAGAATTTTCCTCTAAGTAGGGTCGCTTGGACATTGGGACTTGGCATCTATCATACGGGTTTTGTtttagaaggaaaagagtATGCTTATGGTGCTCATGCTATTCCGAATGCTACTGGCGTCTTTGTAACTGTGCCCAAACCTCCTTTGGAAGGCTGTCGATGGCGTTGTTCTATTCCTTTACCACCTTGTAAGCTTACAAAATTTGAGATAGACGAAATAATTACGCGTCTAAGCAAGGAATTCACAGGTACCTCCTATTCTTTGTTGTCGCAAAACTGCAACCATTTCACCGATGCCATTGCAAAAGCTCTAACAAATACAACTATTCCTGCCTTTTTGAATCggctttcaaaaattggaCTCACCTTTCCTTCAATCACGAATGCGGTTTTACAATTAGATTTTTCCAAGGCTCCGACTCAAAACAGCTTAGAGAGAACCAACTCAACAGATTCTGACGAAGAGGTTTTAGTGCCTCCATCGGCCAAACTACAGCAAATctcatttccaaaaattcctAAAGTTGTTGTTTCACCTCCGACTGTGAATACAGATAACTTGGTCACAGAATCACGGAGGTATTAA
- the pro3 gene encoding delta-1-pyrroline-5-carboxylate reductase Pro3 produces the protein MTGFCVLGCGTMGKALLTGIFDSIKEQDEQASKNISVPDKFYACVKFVQEAIEIEKLFAGDVGISVTDEENVQKAAASDVLLLSCKPQGAEDVLGAPGMKEALKGKLILSILAGKTIDSLKNLLDDSTRIIRIMPNTASRIRESMSVLCPAPNATEADVEFAEWAFNGIGRTMKLPEKLIDASTAMCGSGPAFVATMIEAMTDGGVMMGIPFAQAQELAAQTMVGTGQMVLQGQHPAKIRNDVSTPAGCTISGLLALEDGKIRSTIARGIEQATKTASGLGNN, from the coding sequence ATGACAGGATTTTGTGTGCTCGGATGTGGTACTATGGGCAAGGCCCTCTTGACCGGTATCTTTGACTCAATTAAAGAGCAAGATGAACAAGCTTCTAAGAACATATCGGTTCCCGACAAATTCTATGCTTGTGTGAAGTTTGTTCAAGAAGCCATAGAGATTGAGAAGCTGTTTGCTGGAGACGTTGGAATCTCCGTAacagatgaagaaaatgtacAAAAAGCAGCAGCAAGCGACGTTTTGTTGCTCAGTTGTAAGCCTCAAGGTGCTGAAGATGTTTTAGGTGCTCCAGGCATGAAGGAAGCCCTAAAAGGAAAGCTGATCTTATCTATTTTGGCCGGCAAGACAATAGATTCCCTAAAGAATTTGTTGGATGACAGCACTCGTATTATTCGTATCATGCCCAACACCGCTAGTCGTATCCGTGAAAGTATGAGCGTGCTTTGCCCTGCCCCTAATGCTACGGAGGCGGATGTGGAGTTTGCTGAATGGGCATTCAACGGTATCGGACGTACTATGAAGCTTCCTGAAAAACTCATTGATGCTTCCACCGCCATGTGTGGTAGTGGACCTGCCTTCGTTGCTACTATGATTGAAGCCATGACTGATGGTGGTGTTATGATGGGAATTCCTTTTGCACAAGCTCAGGAACTTGCCGCTCAAACCATGGTTGGTACCGGACAAATGGTTTTACAAGGTCAACATCCTGCAAAGATTCGTAACGATGTTTCTACTCCAGCTGGCTGCACTATTAGTGGATTGTTGGCATTGGAAGATGGAAAAATCCGTAGTACAATTGCTCGTGGTATAGAGCAGGCCACCAAGACTGCTTCTGGTTTAGGAAATAATTGA
- the rpb9 gene encoding DNA-directed RNA polymerase II complex TFIIS subunit Rpb9 → MSNFQYCIECNNMLYPREDKVTRILRLACRNCDYSEVAASSKVYRHELMTSNVEGLHFSQDAATDYTLPRTEKECPRCHHHEAVFYQMHSRRGDSRMTLVYVCAGCGFAYEDQ, encoded by the exons atgtcaaattttcaatattGTATTGAGTGTAACAACATGCT ATATCCAAGAGAGGATAAAGTCACCAGAATTCTTCGATTAGCCTGCAGAAATTGTGACTATTCAGAG GTTGCTGCCAGTAGCAAGGTCTATCGACATGAGTTGATGACATCGAATGT CGAAGGTCTTCATTTCTCTCAAGATGCTGCAACTGATTACACCCTTCCACGgactgaaaaagaatgtccTCGTTGTCACCATCATGAAGCCGTTTTCTACCAGATGCATTCACGCCGCGGCGATTCAAGAATG ACGTTGGTATACGTGTGCGCAGGTTGCGGTTTTGCATACGAGGATCAATAA
- the mid2 gene encoding medial ring protein, anillin Mid2, with amino-acid sequence MSVGAAQQSQHAKSYLADIHRALRIPSPIPSTDYEGSDYASSLVSLSRRNTRDLEKEHSNVSSVSASIDDTDVTEENDSFAYDQGRLSSSFNDIDISDTSGRDEKSPRSSINSLPGLNVTQNLVNLSDIHSRSNSKSSTASAHSSATQKSLTSTQCRSPFSNRSFDNLVIPKKNPARSMSNNMTNPSKELIREDSNAISDNALSSSPMNYNMESPIQHTHTPSDSSFSNSIVSSVSDIVGTGKPVSSIASFGFSDDSYSFQEVHTPHVSDEETTPQENRTDIYRSNSIDEEENPISSMESSMRSQECTLDDDNHLTLLPKVMSLPDPRFTNVLSAFDALTRKYLLRENSKVVHASSNEGFSPPSKRVVNSCFMPARDESIYSRYSLSTPNSQGRGRLYVRLEGIRNLTIPLASGVTTNFTYQVKGNKGTAPWQPLHTTTSIEKEYVFDESSDPSIVWTLRARYEPPKTRSRSGLGKVFSTSRRKSSVIDPVSEALHGYVLKDGTFGEISLDIDSISRSALGRCQSMMVPIINKWIVDPTVRDAKPSSRKIGDMMVHVFALPTLPVSPKELPSSIEAAMEDLKLAEWDRTLLCDGYLCQQGGDCPYWRRRYFQLIGSKLVAFQPFTKTRRATIELSEATHIVDDNHYSDEEELEGYLYFEAGFRIIFKNSDYIDFYAETVEEKEEWMSTLRQYLGQCARVRKNWTKTFLSLTV; translated from the coding sequence ATGAGTGTAGGTGCTGCCCAACAAAGCCAACATGCCAAGTCGTATTTGGCCGATATTCACAGAGCTCTTAGGATACCATCTCCTATACCTAGTACAGACTACGAGGGCTCAGACTACGCTTCAAGTTTGGTTTCCTTGTCAAGAAGAAACACGAGAGATCTTGAAAAGGAACATAGTAACGTTTCTTCCGTCTCTGCATCCATTGACGATACTGACGTGACAGAGGAAAACGATAGTTTTGCTTACGATCAAGGCCGTCTAAGCTCAAGCTTCAATGATATTGACATCTCAGATACCTCAGGCAGGGATGAAAAGTCACCCAGGTCTTCAATCAACTCACTTCCCGGTCTCAATGTCACTCAAAACCTGGTAAACTTGTCCGATATTCACTCTCGGAGCAACTCTAAATCCAGTACGGCTTCGGCTCATTCCTCCGCTACTCAAAAATCGCTTACTTCAACCCAATGCAGAAGCCCTTTTTCTAATAGAAGCTTCGACAATTTGGTAATTCCCAAGAAAAACCCGGCACGCTCAATGAGTAATAACATGACTAATCcatcaaaagaattaatACGAGAGGATTCTAATGCCATTTCGGATAATGCCCTATCGTCGTCTCCTATGAATTACAATATGGAATCCCCAATTCAGCATACACACACCCCTTCTGATTCGAGCTTTTCTAACAGTATTGTCAGTAGCGTTAGCGATATAGTAGGAACTGGAAAGCCAGTAAGCAGCATTGCCTCTTTCGGATTTTCTGATGATTCCTACTCTTTTCAAGAAGTCCATACACCCCATGTATCCGATGAAGAAACAACCCCACAAGAAAACAGAACTGATATTTATCGGTCGAATTctattgatgaagaagagaacCCAATATCTTCTATGGAATCATCAATGCGTTCTCAAGAATGTACTTTGGATGACGATAATCATCTCACTCTACTTCCTAAAGTTATGTCTTTGCCGGATCCTAGATTTACGAATGTTTTGTCGGCTTTTGATGCATTGACTAGAAAGTATTTGCTTCGAGAGAACTCGAAGGTTGTGCATGCATCAAGCAATGAAGGTTTTTCGCCTCCATCTAAACGTGTTGTGAATTCATGTTTCATGCCTGCTAGAGATGAGTCGATCTACAGCCGATACTCTTTATCTACTCCAAATTCGCAAGGTAGAGGTCGACTCTATGTTCGTTTGGAAGGGATCCGAAACTTAACAATTCCTCTTGCCTCTGGTGTAACTACGAATTTCACATATCAGGTTAAGGGAAATAAAGGTACTGCTCCTTGGCAACCTTTGCATACTACCACAagcatagaaaaagaatatgtttttgatgaatctTCGGATCCTTCTATTGTTTGGACTTTGAGAGCAAGGTATGAGCCTCCTAAGACACGTTCTCGTTCCGGTTTAGGAAAGGTATTTTCGACAAGTCGACGTAAATCTTCTGTTATTGATCCTGTTTCAGAGGCTTTGCATGGTtatgttttgaaagatgGAACTTTTGGTGAAATCTCGTTAGATATAGATTCAATTAGTCGGAGTGCTCTTGGTAGATGCCAGTCCATGATGGTTCCAATTATCAATAAGTGGATAGTTGACCCTACAGTGCGTGATGCGAAGCCTTCTTCGCGAAAGATAGGTGACATGATGGTCCatgtttttgctttaccTACTTTACCCGTTTCTCCTAAGGAACTCCCTTCTTCAATTGAAGCAGCTATGGAAGACCTGAAACTTGCCGAATGGGATCGCACATTGTTGTGCGATGGTTATTTATGCCAACAAGGAGGGGATTGTCCTTATTGGCGTCGTCGCTATTTCCAATTAATTGGCTCAAAGCTTGTAGCCTTTCAACCTTTTACGAAGACACGTCGTGCAACCATTGAGCTATCTGAAGCCACCCACATCGTTGATGACAATCACTACAGtgatgaggaagaattGGAAGGTTATTTGTATTTCGAAGCCGGGTTCagaattattttcaaaaactcgGACTATATTGACTTCTATGCTGAGACGGttgaggaaaaagaagagtgGATGTCTACGCTTCGCCAGTATTTGGGTCAGTGTGCTCGGGTTCGTAAGAATTGGAcgaaaacatttctttcattgaCGGTATAG
- the sin1 gene encoding MAP kinase and TOR substrate adaptor Sin1, whose translation MELTQEKELLIFLLRMQYYRTSHNPVDEKVVAADIPKIQQLRKYQDLLGKSYSFTQLPLESPPILASEFTASLEKTSGNRKNAPRNSKDGSHSNSNFEDSDYAISDISEFSDMVDHENSCMFSFTKVPMRGNTHSESEDNLNQAQKNIRKGMESRLSNEKTIKPKINNSQSVSHFSSLSSEYERVLNSFSDESLQISDGEIGIYSYQNSIKNEEEEAGFRSFEKSREQVDDDTLKKVPTIVKQPESALRKLFENANSSTQQNPLADNFAGFSGRAEPNPLKLKIYCPFSENASQPMYVELRHSILVSEAIGYILFQYISQSIMPLIEDEAQNPNYWNLRIVEDDGELDDDFPALDRTGPLAKFSFDAFALVKATNAQIKENQAAFPFVTTKKKLAPVSDDDHLHIRNLSSTSNNSHKVGESDKDIFNSMHVVQIRLYPYGESSRFCNVEVSKNTRFAMVLNQVCWMKQLERFKYTLRIADSNVTLPLDKTFQSIDGFPTLELVKKKMRDKKGPGLPVSTPSPEESTYNSTKKDYFPPAYNAADIMSSNTYQEFIVWKRQPVSFMGRHERLLAIDGEYIHIMPSESRNIFETPKTTSIHVGSIIICKQSKKSPCNFKLIISRNRETKRYDFEVLSSLEAAVIVSRVRTLMSAIARNY comes from the exons ATGGAATTAacccaagaaaaaga gcttttaatttttctccTAAGAATGCAATATTATCGAACATCGCATAATCCGGTGGATGAAAAGGTAGTTGCTGCAGATATACCGAAAATCCAACAATTGAGAAAGTATCAGGATTTATTAGGGAAAAGCTATTCATTCACACAATTACCGTTAGAGAGTCCTCCGATTCTTGCTAGTGAATTTACCGcttccttggaaaaaacTTCAGGAAACAGGAAGAACGCACCGCGAAACTCCAAGGACGGTTCTCACAGCAATTCGAACTTTGAAGACTCGGATTATGCTATTTCAGATATTTCAGAGTTTTCGGATATGGTTGATCACGAGAATTCATGCATGTTTTCCTTCACCAAAGTTCCAATGCGAGGGAATACACATTCTGAGAGCGAGGATAATCTAAACCAGGCACAGAAAAATATCAGAAAAGGTATGGAAAGCCGCCTATCGAATGAAAAGACCattaaaccaaaaataaataatagtCAATCGGTTTCCCACTTTAGCAGCTTATCATCTGAATATGAACGGGTcttgaattcattttcagatGAGTCTTTACAAATTAGCGATGGAGAGATAGGTATATATTCTTAtcaaaattcaataaaaaatgagGAGGAGGAAGCTGGCTTTAgatcttttgaaaagtctcGGGAACAGGTCGATGATGATACGTTGAAAAAAGTACCAACTATTGTGAAACAGCCAGAGTCTGCATTGCGAAAGCTTTTTGAGAATGCAAATTCGTCAACTCAACAAAATCCTTTGGCGGATAACTTTGCTGGTTTTTCAGGACGTGCTGAACCAAATCCTTTGAAACTAAAAATATACTGCCCTTTCAGCGAGAATGCTTCCCAGCCAATGTATGTTGAGTTGCGACATAGTATATTAGTTTCCGAAGCAATAGGCTATATTCTCTTCCAGTATATTAGTCAAAGTATCATGCCGTTGATTGAAGACGAAGCACAGAATCCAAATTATTGGAACTTGCGTATCGTGGAAGATGATGGAGAGTTGGATGATGATTTTCCTGCTCTTGATCGTACCGGGCCCTTAGcgaaattttcttttgatgcaTTTGCCTTAGTAAAAGCTACCAATGCtcaaataaaagagaaCCAGGCTGCTTTTCCATTCGttacaacaaaaaaaaagttggcTCCTGTATCTGATGATGATCATTTGCATATACGCAATTTAAGCTCTACTTCAAATAATTCTCACAAAGTTGGTGAGAGTGATAAGGATATATTTAACTCCATGCATGTTGTACAAATCCGGTTGTATCCTTATGGAGAAAGTTCACGTTTTTGTAATGTTGaggtttcaaaaaatacacGTTTTGCTATGGTTTTAAATCAAGTTTGCTGGATGAAACAGCTGGAACGTTTCAAATACACTTTACGAATTGCGGATTCAAACGTTACTCTCCCTTTAGATAAAACCTTTCAATCAATTGATGGCTTCCCAACTCTAGAGttggtgaaaaagaaaatgagaGATAAGAAAGGACCGGGTCTTCCTGTAAGTACTCCCTCTCCAGAAGAGTCTACCTATAACTCTACTAAGAAAGATTATTTTCCGCCGGCATATAACGCTGCAGACATTATGTCCAGTAATACTTATCAAGAGTTTATTGTTTGGAAACGTCAGCCTGTCTCGTTTATGGGACGACATGAACGATTACTCGCTATTGACGGTGAATATATACACATAATGCCTTCAGAATCTCGAAATATTTTCGAAACGCCCAAGACTACTAGCATTCATGTCGGGTCAATAATTATTTGCAAACAATCGAAAAAATCACCATGTAATTTCAAATTGATTATATCGAGAAACCGAGAGACAAAAAG ATACGATTTCGAGGTTTTATCATCACTGGAGGCCGCGGTTATTGTTAGCAGGGTTCGGACGCTAATGAGTGCTATAGCCAGGAACTATTAA